A section of the Rhipicephalus sanguineus isolate Rsan-2018 chromosome 11, BIME_Rsan_1.4, whole genome shotgun sequence genome encodes:
- the LOC125756381 gene encoding uncharacterized protein LOC125756381 encodes MRKFTQEQEEASEKESEQAERKQTYTEWARDQKKALQKFTQEIATTSQTPYVDARLTNMWAARHSLTRRWKRQRHNRKLAKRIAVLNKQIAEHAAKLCRENWLKTCDGLQGKLSARKTWCLLRHLIDPLSSKTATNRNLTKVLNMYKGDGRRLLEDLKAKYLNTEKGQYPAPERYEGPDNEELDRPFTMTELWTAIDESNKRSAPGRDTITYKLLGNMSGAAARGLLEHINETWESSRLPKEWKEAEVRFIPKPGKALTIDNMRPISLTSCAGKVMERMVLRRLQKHLEETDQMPETMYGFRQHLSTQDVMIQLHELVVKQATRHAPRGILALDLKGAFDNVSHASVLHNLKKTRCGRKTFGYIKDFLSNRTATIRIGEEKSDQVELGDRGTPQGSVLSPLLFNLALLPLPDLLKQIEGVDHAFYADDITLWTARAGSDAWVEEALQRAATTVHEYAKSCGLSCAPQKSELLMIQPGKPKKEPPPNVTITIDGMAIKPTQQIRILGLLLQSDGKAQAAVTKLKATTDQILGMIRRVSNRNRGLKEDDAMRLVRAFVVSRVTYSAPYLQLTKANRDTLNTMLRKATKQALGVPIYSSTQRLLDMGAHNTVEELIEAHLSNQRIRLSHTEHGRAVLRKIGWQMEPVPIKAALPEDWRTTIQTKPLPRNMTPGKDDERRTARAKAMARKLEENPRVLYADASLRKHSDRAAVVVTTKDRLIVSASLKTIDPAVAEEAAVALALAQPSVDTVVTDSKTAYGSFRRGVISSAARAILSKCKPPGRAVELVWVPAHSQVAGNTIADYHAREMSLRAEHEPEELPHPVTSFRDITRMYREERCRLPEPHPELNRQQQTILRRAQAGSLVHPVLMNRMYPAEHDTLCPFCKSENGTLPHILTERRSRTPCKRRRLEDLPDEKTLEPSPGPSGYRGEQTDRPRTTTPTVCELHLFPTGWTWTRRSLRSRSKIRIPYTCSLYKVSVKEIRTSLSSKLARGQVGC; translated from the coding sequence ATGAGAAAGTTTACCCAAGAACAAGAAGAGGCGTCCGAGAAAGAATCGGAACAAGCTGAAAGAAAACAGACCTACACAGAATGGGCGAGGGACCAGAAGAAGGCCCTCCAAAAATTCACACAAGAAATCGCAACGACGTCGCAGACACCGTACGTGGATGCTAGACTGACCAACATGTGGGCGGCCCGGCACTCGTTAACGCGGCGGTGGAAGCGTCAGAGACACAACAGAAAGCTGGCCAAGCGCATAGCAGTCTTGAACAAACAGATCGCCGAGCACGCGGCCAAGCTTTGCAGGGAAAATTGGCTGAAGACCTGCGACGGCCTGCAAGGCAAGCTCTCGGCACGGAAGACGTGGTGCCTCTTGAGGCATCTGATCGACCCGCTGAGTAGCAAAACTGCGACCAATCGCAACCTTACCAAAGTATTGAACATGTACAAGGGAGACGGCCGCAGGCTCCTGGAAGACCTGAAGGCGAAGTACCTAAACACAGAGAAGGGCCAATACCCGGCGCCCGAGAGGTACGAAGGGCCCGACAATGAAGAGCTGGACCGGCCGTTTACCATGACGGAACTGTGGACAGCGATAGACGAAAGTAACAAGAGAAGTGCACCCGGCAGGGACACCATAACTTACAAGCTACTCGGTAACATGAGCGGTGCAGCGGCCCGCGGCCTCCTAGAGCACATCAACGAAACCTGGGAGAGCTCGCGGTTGCCAAAGGAATGGAAGGAAGCCGAGGTCCGCTTCATTCCAAAGCCCGGCAAGGCCCTCACGATAGACAACATGcggcccatctctctcacgtcCTGCGCGGGAAAGGTGATGGAGCGCATGGTCCTTCGCCGGCTGCAGAAGCACCTCGAAGAAACGGATCAGATGCCGGAGACGATGTACGGCTTCAGGCAACATCTCAGCACCCAAGACGTGATGATCCAACTCCACGAGCTGGTCGTCAAGCAGGCAACGAGGCACGCACCGCGTGGGATACTCGCCCTCGACCTGAAAGGAGCGTTTGACAATGTGTCCCACGCGAGCGTGTTGCATAATTTGAAGAAGACCAGGTGTGGCCGCAAGACATTCGGCTACATAAAGGACTTTCTGTCAAACCGAACGGCTACCATCAGGATAGGGGAGGAGAAGTCGGACCAAGTCGAGCTAGGCGATAGGGGCACTCCTCAGGGATCGGTCTTGTCGCCCCTGCTCTTCAATCTGGCCCTCCTGCCCCTGCCCGATCTGCTCAAGCAAATCGAAGGTGTGGACCACGCGttctacgccgacgacatcactTTGTGGACGGCCCGAGCCGGGTCCGATGCCTGGGTGGAGGAAGCCTTGCAGCGGGCGGCGACGACCGTACACGAGTACGCCAAGTCGTGTGGACTGAGCTGCGCTCCCCAGAAATCGGAGCTACTCATGATTCAACCGGGAAAACCCAAGAAGGAGCCGCCGCCTAACGTGACTATCACCATCGACGGAATGGCCATCAAGCCAACACAGCAGATTAGGATTCTCGGCCTACTGCTTCAGAGCGACGGGAAGGCACAAGCCGCCGTCACAAAGCTCAAGGCGACAACCGATCAGATACTTGGTATGATTCGGAGGGTGTCTAACAGAAACCGAGGCCTGAAAGAGGACGATGCTATGCGCTTGGTACGCGCGTTCGTCGTGTCGCGGGTTACCTACTCCGCCCCGTATCTCCAGCTGACGAAGGCGAATAGGGACACCCTAAACACGATGCTTCGCAAGGCAACGAAGCAAGCACTGGGCGTGCCAATATACTCGTCCACGCAAAGACTGCTAGACATGGGCGCCCACAACACGGTGGAGGAGCTCATCGAAGCCCACCTCTCTAATCAAAGAATCCGGCTCAGTCACACGGAGCACGGACGAGCCGTCCTACGCAAAATAGGATGGCAGATGGAGCCAGTACCCATCAAGGCGGCCCTTCCGGAAGACTGGAGGACGACCATCCAAACCAAACCCCTTCCCCGGAACATGACGCCGGGCAAGGACGACGAGAGGCGCACCGCACGGGCCAAAGCCATGGCCCGGAAGCTGGAAGAGAACCCCAGGGTCCTGTACGCGGACGCCTCGCTCCGAAAACACAGTGACCGTGCGGCGGTGGTGGTTACAACCAAAGACAGGCTGATCGTCAGCGCATCCCTGAAGACAATAGACCCCGCAGTTGCCGAGGAAGCGGCCGTGGCCCTCGCACTCGCACAGCCGAGCGTGGACACCGTGGTCACTGACTCGAAGACAGCCTACGGAAGCTTCCGCAGGGGGGTAATCTCATCCGCGGCCCGAGCCATTCTATCCAAGTGCAAGCCTCCGGGAAGAGCCGTAGAGCTCGTGTGGGTCCCGGCTCACTCGCAGGTAGCAGGCAACACCATTGCCGACTATCATGCCCGAGAAATGTCACTCCGGGCCGAGCATGAGCCGGAAGAGCTACCGCACCCGGTTACCAGCTTTCGGGACATTACCCGGATGTACCGAGAGGAAAGGTGCAGACTGCCAGAGCCGCACCCCGAACTGAACAGGCAACAACAGACGATACTGCGTCGAGCGCAGGCGGGATCGCTTGTGCATCCTGTACTGATGAACCGCATGTACCCTGCGGAACACGACACGCTCTGTCCGTTTTGCAAGAGCGAGAATGGCACCCTGCCGCACATCTTGACAGA